A genomic window from Helicobacter suis HS1 includes:
- the era gene encoding GTPase Era, translating into MSKAGFIALIGRPNAGKSTLINALVYERLCLISHKANATRKILKAIVPYMQGDIECQMVFLDTPGICKPTKLLNQAMIKQIRHALESCDLAIFLASIHDSPEKYQEFLNLAPNKPHILALNKTDTATPTKILAQIKAYQVYSAHFGALIPLSAAKGHHLEILLEEVAKLLPESPFYYDPKLLSDIQTKEIYKEMIREQIFRFLSEEIPYASDVLIMRIEEGKTRDFIDARIIVEKESQQRMVIGKGGSVVKKIGREARLQIEAFSEKKVFLQLEVLVQKNWTQEKDQLKKMGYMIE; encoded by the coding sequence ATGAGTAAAGCCGGCTTTATCGCACTTATCGGACGGCCAAATGCTGGTAAAAGTACTTTAATTAATGCACTAGTTTATGAGCGTCTTTGTCTAATTTCTCATAAAGCTAATGCCACCCGTAAGATTTTAAAAGCCATCGTGCCCTACATGCAAGGGGATATAGAATGCCAGATGGTTTTTTTAGACACCCCCGGGATTTGTAAGCCCACCAAATTACTCAATCAAGCTATGATAAAACAAATCAGGCATGCACTAGAGTCTTGTGATTTGGCTATATTTCTAGCTAGTATCCATGACAGTCCAGAAAAATACCAAGAATTTTTAAACCTAGCCCCTAATAAACCCCATATTCTAGCTCTTAATAAAACAGATACAGCCACTCCTACTAAAATTCTAGCCCAAATTAAAGCCTACCAAGTTTATAGCGCCCACTTTGGTGCACTCATTCCTTTAAGCGCGGCTAAGGGGCATCATTTAGAGATTCTCTTAGAAGAGGTGGCTAAACTCTTGCCTGAATCTCCCTTTTATTATGATCCCAAACTTCTTAGCGATATACAGACTAAAGAGATTTATAAAGAGATGATTCGCGAACAGATTTTTCGCTTTTTGAGTGAGGAAATCCCTTATGCTAGCGATGTGCTCATTATGCGCATAGAGGAGGGAAAGACTAGGGATTTTATTGATGCTAGAATCATCGTAGAAAAAGAGAGCCAACAAAGAATGGTGATTGGTAAAGGGGGAAGTGTGGTTAAGAAAATCGGGCGGGAGGCAAGGTTACAAATAGAGGCTTTTTCTGAAAAAAAAGTGTTTTTACAGCTAGAGGTATTGGTACAGAAAAACTGGACTCAAGAAAAAGATCAGCTAAAAAAAATGGGGTATATGATAGAATAG
- the rplI gene encoding 50S ribosomal protein L9, whose protein sequence is MCEVKDGYGNNFLLAKNLAQLATTEVIRRYKANVQKRVQQEALELAAKQELAQTLEGIILKISKKVGANGALFGSITKEEVIETLQANHPISLDKKTLELKTPIRSTGIYEIDVKLGSGVVGVLKIDVVAE, encoded by the coding sequence GTGTGTGAGGTTAAAGATGGCTATGGCAATAATTTTTTACTGGCTAAAAACTTAGCCCAATTAGCTACTACAGAGGTGATTCGTAGATATAAAGCTAATGTGCAAAAACGGGTACAACAAGAGGCTTTAGAGTTAGCTGCCAAACAAGAGCTTGCCCAAACATTAGAGGGGATTATTCTAAAGATTAGTAAAAAAGTAGGGGCTAATGGCGCGCTTTTTGGATCTATTACTAAAGAAGAGGTGATTGAAACCCTGCAGGCAAACCACCCTATCAGCCTTGATAAAAAAACACTGGAACTTAAAACGCCTATTAGAAGCACCGGGATTTATGAAATTGATGTTAAGCTTGGATCGGGCGTGGTGGGTGTTTTAAAAATTGATGTTGTGGCTGAGTGA
- the hslU gene encoding HslU--HslV peptidase ATPase subunit, protein MVGHAKLNLTPQEIVRYLDDYIIGQQDAKKMIAIALRNRWRRLQLSKELQEEVMPKNILMIGSTGVGKTEIARRMAKMMGLPFIKVEASKYTEVGFVGRDVESMVRDLVVASIHLVENEEKEKNQAKIEDLIIERITKKLLPPLPSGVGKDKQQEYALNFEKTKQKVRSHVLDDQKIQIELDKRGVEGDFNMPPEIIKVQESLTKILNKGGEKVSKEMTIKEAKEALRHDVSQAILDMEQVQREGVQRAAQCGVIFIDEIDKIAVGSKEGRTQDPSKEGVQRDLLPIVEGSTIQTKYGPIATDHILFIAAGAFHLSKPSDLIPELQGRFPLRVELESLSEEIMYEILTRPKSSLIKQYQALLEVENVDLAFEPEALRELARFSYLANQKTEDIGARRLHTTLEKVLEDISFNATAYAGQKVVVSKKDVSQTLQDLVEDVDLARFIL, encoded by the coding sequence ATGGTAGGCCATGCAAAATTAAATTTAACACCTCAAGAGATTGTCCGTTATTTAGATGACTACATCATCGGACAACAAGATGCAAAAAAGATGATTGCTATTGCTCTGCGTAACCGCTGGCGGCGTCTGCAATTAAGTAAAGAACTCCAAGAAGAGGTCATGCCTAAAAATATTTTGATGATAGGCTCAACAGGTGTTGGTAAAACCGAAATTGCGCGGCGCATGGCTAAGATGATGGGTTTACCCTTTATCAAAGTAGAGGCTAGTAAATACACAGAAGTCGGCTTTGTGGGGCGCGATGTAGAATCTATGGTGCGTGATCTGGTAGTGGCAAGTATTCATCTAGTAGAAAATGAGGAGAAGGAAAAAAATCAAGCTAAGATTGAGGATTTAATCATTGAGCGCATCACTAAAAAGCTTTTGCCTCCCCTTCCAAGTGGTGTAGGTAAGGATAAACAGCAAGAGTATGCGCTAAATTTTGAGAAAACCAAACAAAAAGTACGCAGCCATGTTTTAGATGATCAAAAAATCCAAATTGAATTAGATAAAAGGGGTGTAGAGGGGGATTTTAATATGCCGCCTGAGATCATCAAAGTTCAAGAAAGTCTAACCAAAATTTTAAATAAGGGGGGTGAAAAGGTTAGTAAAGAAATGACTATTAAAGAGGCTAAAGAAGCTTTACGCCACGATGTTTCTCAAGCCATTTTAGACATGGAACAAGTACAAAGAGAGGGGGTTCAAAGAGCCGCACAGTGCGGGGTTATCTTCATTGATGAGATTGATAAAATTGCGGTTGGTTCTAAAGAGGGGCGCACCCAAGACCCTAGTAAAGAGGGTGTACAACGCGATTTGTTGCCCATTGTGGAGGGGAGTACGATTCAAACTAAATATGGACCCATAGCCACCGATCATATTCTTTTTATTGCCGCTGGGGCTTTTCATTTGAGTAAACCTAGCGATTTGATTCCTGAATTACAAGGGCGCTTTCCTCTGCGTGTGGAATTAGAAAGTTTATCTGAGGAAATCATGTATGAGATTTTGACTCGCCCTAAAAGCTCGCTGATTAAACAGTACCAAGCGCTTTTAGAAGTAGAGAATGTAGATTTAGCTTTTGAACCTGAAGCTTTAAGAGAACTTGCTAGATTCTCATATTTGGCCAATCAAAAAACAGAGGATATTGGTGCGCGCCGTTTGCACACCACTTTAGAAAAGGTGCTAGAGGATATTAGTTTTAACGCTACAGCTTATGCGGGGCAAAAGGTAGTGGTTTCTAAAAAAGATGTGAGCCAAACATTACAAGATTTGGTAGAGGATGTGGATCTAGCGCGTTTTATTCTATGA
- a CDS encoding 4Fe-4S binding protein: MVEFVYVKNPHYPHAVLHDHIQVLDTPIDIECVVSNVPLKGAQRVATEIDFLIEHSAQDPLELAKSLSLLYELHGLQFDFKNTKTLETQEGSLIEYFTYDSNICQYHQRRVECCGKCSEVCPTLAITKLDPQIAQEKGLECHDNRHLVLKYEACIDCGKCIAVCPSGSLEYGALSLECMQAVAKLYQGYIPLVIDRNITLPNVALEQEVLPLCLNANILEQTYFLTLLQESGAQVVLYAPELGIGTLESITLLNAIYQKLYGLDAILYASDLTKLIECLEQARILEYTHFSPPTTPTHTKRDLFAKRLAHIVGEKDYGQVGCGNFIRYGHIQIQDNCTLCLSCVGACNTHALSIDGNQYTLLFNPSLCTTCGYCVPTCPEKDCLSLERDGIALNPAYFKPKVMAQDTLFTCRVCGKPMGTTKSVLKIAKFMEPRFKGDARRIASLYACADCKVKVMLEDMLDITSILR, from the coding sequence ATGGTTGAGTTTGTCTATGTTAAAAACCCACATTATCCCCACGCGGTACTCCATGATCATATTCAGGTGTTAGACACGCCTATAGATATAGAATGTGTGGTGTCTAATGTGCCTTTAAAGGGCGCTCAAAGAGTGGCCACTGAAATTGATTTTCTAATAGAACACAGCGCCCAAGATCCTTTAGAATTAGCCAAGAGTCTTTCTTTACTCTATGAACTTCATGGCCTACAGTTTGATTTTAAAAACACCAAAACTTTAGAAACTCAGGAAGGTTCTCTTATAGAATACTTCACCTATGATAGTAATATCTGCCAATACCATCAAAGACGCGTAGAGTGTTGTGGCAAATGTAGCGAGGTGTGCCCAACTTTAGCGATCACCAAACTAGATCCTCAAATTGCCCAAGAAAAGGGTTTAGAATGCCATGATAACCGCCACTTGGTTTTAAAATACGAAGCTTGTATTGATTGTGGTAAATGCATAGCGGTTTGCCCTAGTGGGAGTTTGGAATATGGGGCTTTGAGTTTAGAGTGCATGCAGGCTGTGGCTAAACTTTATCAGGGTTATATCCCTTTGGTTATAGATCGCAATATAACCTTGCCTAATGTTGCGCTCGAGCAGGAAGTTTTGCCTCTATGCTTGAATGCTAATATTTTAGAACAAACCTATTTTTTAACACTCTTACAAGAAAGCGGTGCGCAGGTGGTGTTGTATGCACCAGAACTAGGAATAGGAACTTTAGAGAGTATTACACTACTTAATGCCATTTATCAAAAACTCTATGGACTAGATGCTATTTTGTATGCCTCTGATCTCACTAAACTTATAGAATGTTTAGAGCAAGCTAGAATTTTAGAGTACACCCACTTTAGCCCGCCAACAACCCCCACACACACTAAGCGCGATCTCTTTGCTAAACGGCTAGCGCATATAGTTGGAGAAAAAGATTATGGTCAGGTAGGCTGTGGAAACTTTATCCGTTATGGGCATATTCAAATTCAGGATAATTGTACCCTTTGTCTTTCCTGTGTGGGGGCGTGTAATACCCATGCTTTAAGCATTGATGGAAACCAATATACTTTGCTTTTTAATCCATCTCTTTGTACGACCTGTGGCTACTGTGTACCCACCTGTCCTGAAAAAGATTGCTTGAGTTTAGAGCGCGATGGAATTGCTCTAAACCCGGCCTATTTTAAACCCAAAGTCATGGCTCAAGACACACTATTTACCTGCCGTGTGTGTGGCAAGCCTATGGGTACAACTAAAAGTGTATTAAAAATTGCTAAATTTATGGAACCTCGCTTTAAAGGCGATGCGCGCCGTATCGCCTCTCTTTATGCTTGTGCTGATTGCAAGGTTAAGGTTATGCTAGAGGACATGCTAGACATCACCTCTATTTTACGCTAG
- the exbD gene encoding TonB system transport protein ExbD has protein sequence MRAKLRRGDGLNIVPFIDVMLVLLALVLSVSTFIAQGKIKVNLPSASSAEKAGKEDKKVTIVVDKSDGIFIDDKQKSLEQLRALISTLDPKTLVDLRSDKDSKFGTFIEIIDILKEHNHENFSISTEKK, from the coding sequence ATGCGCGCCAAATTAAGAAGAGGTGATGGTTTAAATATCGTTCCCTTTATTGATGTGATGTTAGTGCTTTTAGCATTGGTTTTAAGTGTTTCTACCTTCATCGCTCAGGGCAAAATCAAAGTTAACTTACCCAGTGCTTCTAGTGCAGAAAAGGCAGGGAAAGAGGATAAGAAAGTTACGATTGTGGTGGATAAATCCGATGGGATTTTTATAGATGACAAACAAAAGAGTTTAGAGCAATTACGCGCCTTAATCTCTACTTTAGATCCAAAAACCCTTGTGGATTTGCGTAGCGATAAAGATTCTAAATTTGGTACTTTCATTGAGATCATTGATATTCTCAAAGAACACAACCATGAAAACTTCTCCATCTCTACAGAAAAAAAGTAA
- a CDS encoding energy transducer TonB: MKTSPSLQKKSKSATWISFFITLILYAGALWAFFSNSNHIQKIAQAGTQSVTMSLASINTHANHLSHAKQAPQVQEKPKDKPKEQPKPKPKPKPKPKPKPKPQEKPKPEPKPKVEEKPQPKQETKPKEAPPQKAPPAKEPPKEKPKKVEQSNQTAEGAKASLAYNQGVSDAFLMQIQQAISSKNRYPRMAMARGIEGEVLVEFVLNANGSTEDIKISKSSGSDILNHAALQAVKEASKLFPAPKHTVRLRIPIAYTIKEE, encoded by the coding sequence ATGAAAACTTCTCCATCTCTACAGAAAAAAAGTAAGTCTGCAACCTGGATTAGCTTTTTTATTACTTTAATTTTATACGCGGGGGCGCTTTGGGCTTTTTTTTCTAACTCTAATCATATCCAAAAAATAGCTCAGGCAGGTACGCAATCTGTAACCATGAGCCTAGCTAGTATCAACACACATGCAAATCATCTTAGCCATGCTAAGCAAGCCCCACAAGTACAAGAAAAACCTAAGGATAAACCTAAAGAACAACCTAAACCAAAGCCAAAACCCAAACCAAAACCTAAGCCCAAGCCTAAACCACAGGAAAAACCCAAACCTGAGCCTAAACCTAAGGTAGAGGAAAAACCTCAGCCTAAGCAGGAAACTAAACCAAAAGAAGCGCCCCCTCAAAAAGCGCCACCCGCTAAAGAGCCGCCTAAAGAGAAGCCCAAAAAGGTAGAGCAGTCTAACCAGACAGCAGAAGGGGCTAAGGCAAGCCTAGCCTATAATCAAGGGGTTAGCGATGCCTTTTTAATGCAGATTCAACAGGCTATCTCATCTAAAAACCGCTACCCTCGCATGGCTATGGCAAGGGGCATTGAGGGGGAAGTTTTGGTAGAATTTGTACTCAATGCTAATGGCAGTACGGAGGATATTAAAATCTCTAAAAGCTCAGGTTCAGATATTCTTAACCACGCCGCCTTGCAGGCTGTTAAAGAGGCTTCTAAACTCTTCCCTGCCCCCAAACACACCGTGCGTTTGCGCATTCCCATTGCCTATACAATCAAAGAAGAATAG
- the exbB gene encoding TonB-system energizer ExbB: MHSGLSVKLIGEYVDIAIFSALGLMSFVAVWFTIERIIFYTKLDFSLYDDPDRLDLDLSRNLTTLYIIYSNAPYVGLLGTVLGVMVTFYDMSTSSTGLDAKAITLGLSLALKATAFGLVVAIPTLVVYNAMLRKTDVLSEQFKLAHKKRA; this comes from the coding sequence ATGCATTCTGGTTTATCTGTTAAGCTAATTGGCGAATATGTAGACATCGCCATTTTTTCGGCACTAGGTTTAATGAGCTTTGTAGCGGTGTGGTTTACCATTGAGCGAATCATCTTTTATACTAAACTAGATTTTAGTTTATATGACGATCCAGATCGCCTAGATTTAGATTTAAGTAGAAATCTAACCACTCTTTATATCATCTACTCTAACGCACCTTATGTAGGACTTTTGGGCACAGTTTTAGGGGTGATGGTTACCTTTTATGATATGAGTACGAGTTCTACAGGGCTAGATGCTAAAGCTATTACTTTAGGGTTATCTCTAGCCTTGAAAGCTACAGCCTTTGGCTTGGTGGTAGCAATTCCAACTTTGGTTGTTTATAACGCGATGTTGCGTAAAACTGATGTGCTATCTGAGCAATTTAAATTAGCGCACAAAAAGAGGGCTTAA
- a CDS encoding outer membrane beta-barrel protein, with the protein MNKSLVFFVALSMLCCQFLGAVKNHIFTGVRLGYIKNSTSTLSQQVSMQNPSTMPNGTFVCPNELCEENKIVGFYKSNKLSPAFTYTLGDEIFFDKLAISGIRVYGTIEYAQANLGSRYKIQNQGGQNYNPQYIKAINSNNNQVIGESVHSDYSSPCAILSTTNPLGLCPTPNPQEVLLQRPANLVTLGLNVDFFLNIPLDYWIKRLYSKMFFFKMGVFVGGGVEYAMLWSDDFNNQALSTLGGSSLSKGHIQKTRFFTAGNGFYVNVGYQLYLGKHNRFNLGWKIPYYKITAQNWYNYGNSNPGTQQTIKQTLSISAQSQFYVSYAFLF; encoded by the coding sequence ATGAACAAAAGCCTTGTATTTTTTGTTGCCTTAAGTATGCTTTGTTGTCAGTTTTTAGGGGCGGTTAAAAACCATATTTTTACCGGTGTGCGTCTGGGTTATATTAAAAATTCCACGAGCACCTTGAGTCAACAAGTGAGCATGCAAAATCCTAGCACCATGCCAAATGGTACTTTTGTTTGCCCTAATGAATTATGCGAAGAAAATAAAATTGTAGGCTTTTATAAATCTAATAAACTTAGTCCGGCCTTTACTTACACGCTAGGTGATGAAATCTTTTTTGATAAATTGGCCATTAGTGGGATTCGTGTTTATGGGACTATTGAATACGCACAGGCTAATTTAGGGAGTCGTTATAAGATTCAAAATCAAGGGGGGCAAAACTATAACCCACAATATATTAAAGCCATTAATTCTAACAATAATCAAGTCATTGGAGAGAGTGTACATAGTGATTATTCCTCCCCTTGTGCTATTCTAAGCACAACTAACCCTCTAGGATTATGCCCTACACCCAATCCGCAAGAAGTTTTATTACAACGGCCGGCTAATTTAGTTACTCTAGGGCTTAATGTAGATTTTTTCCTCAATATCCCCCTTGATTACTGGATCAAACGCCTTTATTCTAAAATGTTCTTTTTTAAAATGGGGGTTTTTGTAGGCGGGGGTGTGGAGTATGCGATGCTTTGGAGCGATGATTTTAACAACCAAGCTTTAAGTACTCTGGGTGGATCTTCTCTTAGCAAAGGCCATATACAGAAAACCCGCTTTTTTACCGCTGGCAATGGCTTTTATGTGAATGTGGGCTACCAATTATATTTGGGAAAACACAACCGCTTTAATTTAGGCTGGAAGATTCCCTACTATAAAATTACCGCTCAAAATTGGTATAACTATGGAAATAGCAACCCCGGTACCCAACAAACTATCAAGCAAACTCTAAGTATTTCTGCACAAAGCCAATTTTATGTTAGTTATGCCTTTTTATTCTAA
- a CDS encoding L,D-transpeptidase family protein: MVRMGLRSAFLIFALTLGAQAGTLMGFVKVYHEKGIGSIERLLQSYLSQKDFWEDVLETKDTTYGYYESLDYLFIINKADPKLILYKMDGEKISKVNESKALVGSKIGMKVSEGDKATPIGVYQIIKKITNLSAYYGPLALVTNYPNPLDVVLKHTGHGIWIHGMPLKGDRDNSYTKGCIAIDNKILQNYDKLVRNKKALLVVYEGDFPHASKQELALLLSNLYAWRMAWAKNNLISYLEFYSPNFKPRAGSFASMLEC; the protein is encoded by the coding sequence ATGGTTAGAATGGGTTTGCGATCTGCTTTTTTAATTTTTGCTCTAACTTTAGGGGCTCAAGCAGGCACTTTAATGGGTTTTGTTAAAGTCTACCATGAAAAGGGGATAGGCTCTATTGAAAGACTTTTGCAGTCCTATTTAAGCCAAAAAGATTTTTGGGAAGATGTGCTAGAAACAAAAGACACCACCTATGGATACTACGAAAGCCTAGACTACCTTTTTATTATTAATAAAGCCGATCCTAAACTTATTCTTTACAAAATGGATGGGGAAAAAATCTCTAAGGTCAATGAAAGTAAGGCGTTGGTGGGTTCTAAAATTGGAATGAAAGTGAGTGAAGGGGATAAGGCTACTCCCATTGGTGTTTATCAAATCATTAAAAAGATCACCAATTTAAGCGCTTACTATGGACCCTTAGCCCTTGTAACTAACTATCCAAATCCCCTAGATGTGGTGCTTAAACATACAGGTCATGGAATTTGGATTCATGGCATGCCCTTAAAAGGTGATCGCGATAATTCCTACACTAAGGGCTGTATCGCTATTGATAATAAGATTTTGCAAAATTACGATAAATTGGTGCGGAATAAAAAGGCTCTATTAGTTGTTTATGAGGGGGATTTCCCCCATGCAAGCAAACAAGAGTTGGCGTTGTTATTGAGTAATTTATATGCTTGGCGCATGGCTTGGGCTAAGAATAATTTGATCTCTTATTTAGAGTTTTATTCCCCCAATTTTAAGCCTCGAGCAGGAAGTTTTGCCTCTATGCTTGAATGCTAA
- the hslV gene encoding ATP-dependent protease subunit HslV — protein MFHATTILGYKTHFEGKDCAIIGGDGQVSFNNCILKGNATKIRTLHHGQILSGFAGSTADAFSLFDMFERILEGKKGDLFKSVVDFSKEWRKDKFLRRLEAMMIVLNKQSIFILSGTGDVVEPEDGKIAAIGSGGNYALSAARALDSFAHLPPKTLVEESLKIAGNLCIYTNQNIKILEL, from the coding sequence ATGTTTCATGCCACTACGATTTTGGGCTATAAAACCCATTTTGAGGGGAAAGATTGCGCCATTATTGGCGGAGATGGACAGGTTAGTTTTAATAATTGCATTCTTAAGGGCAATGCCACCAAAATCCGCACTCTCCACCATGGCCAAATTTTAAGCGGGTTTGCAGGCAGTACAGCCGATGCCTTTAGTTTATTTGATATGTTTGAGCGCATTTTGGAGGGCAAAAAAGGGGATTTGTTTAAAAGCGTGGTGGATTTTAGCAAAGAGTGGCGCAAGGATAAATTTTTACGCCGTTTAGAGGCAATGATGATTGTGCTTAATAAACAATCTATTTTTATTTTAAGCGGAACAGGAGATGTAGTTGAGCCTGAAGATGGCAAAATCGCTGCTATTGGAAGCGGGGGCAATTATGCTTTAAGTGCAGCCCGTGCGCTTGATTCATTTGCACACCTACCGCCTAAGACTCTGGTAGAAGAATCGCTTAAAATCGCGGGTAATCTTTGTATCTATACCAACCAAAACATTAAAATTTTGGAGCTTTAA
- a CDS encoding CCA tRNA nucleotidyltransferase, which translates to MGWDLTYALTLPHALLELIDLIEQGGFEAVVVGGSVRDLLLNKKPKDYDLATNATPEQLLALLQSKMQTSLVGLKFGTLGVLYKGQFFEITTYRLEFDYTNHRHPKVSFVNSLESDLSRRDLTINALAFHPKKGLLDLHGGLQDLKDRKLAFVGVPSVRLEEDALRILRAMRFASTLGFKLDVKSENALFDQANLLDKISKERIWHECSRLLVGFNASDVCMRYCTLLERIFGSLDSKLLAKLSCTPPNLVARLLLIYQNCDQLSMQTCLKNLKAPKQFILTLNKLHPYTKINPQDSKIWVKQQLQVLSLSQFRAWLGWLQASDVPLSRALRVHFKVIGIQKEVYSLHFLALKGDHVKNLGLRGAEIGACLQACLKEVVQERVKNELGALLEWAQKWIKDLREYALK; encoded by the coding sequence GTGGGTTGGGATTTAACCTATGCTTTAACTCTCCCTCATGCACTCTTAGAATTAATAGATTTAATTGAACAAGGTGGGTTTGAAGCTGTGGTGGTGGGTGGGAGTGTGCGCGATTTACTTCTTAATAAAAAGCCTAAGGATTATGATTTAGCGACAAATGCTACGCCGGAACAATTATTAGCCCTTTTACAATCTAAAATGCAAACTAGCCTTGTGGGTTTAAAATTTGGCACTCTAGGGGTTTTATATAAAGGGCAGTTTTTTGAAATAACCACTTATCGCTTAGAGTTTGATTATACCAACCACCGCCACCCAAAAGTAAGCTTTGTTAACTCACTTGAATCAGATTTGAGTCGCCGCGATTTAACGATTAACGCATTAGCCTTTCACCCCAAAAAAGGGCTTTTAGATTTACATGGAGGGCTACAAGATTTAAAAGATCGCAAACTTGCCTTCGTAGGTGTGCCCTCTGTGCGTTTAGAAGAAGATGCTTTGCGCATTTTAAGAGCTATGCGTTTTGCCAGTACTCTAGGTTTTAAACTAGATGTTAAAAGTGAGAATGCGCTCTTTGATCAAGCAAATTTATTAGACAAAATCAGCAAAGAGCGCATTTGGCATGAATGCTCCAGATTGTTGGTAGGTTTTAACGCTTCTGATGTCTGTATGCGCTATTGCACTCTTTTAGAGCGCATTTTTGGAAGTTTAGATAGTAAACTTTTAGCCAAGCTCTCATGCACACCCCCTAATTTAGTAGCGCGGCTTTTATTGATCTATCAAAATTGCGATCAATTAAGTATGCAAACTTGTTTAAAAAACTTAAAAGCCCCTAAACAATTCATTCTAACCCTAAATAAGCTACACCCATATACCAAAATTAATCCGCAAGACTCTAAAATCTGGGTTAAGCAACAATTACAGGTTTTAAGTTTAAGTCAGTTTAGAGCGTGGCTAGGGTGGCTACAGGCTAGTGATGTACCTTTAAGCCGTGCTTTACGCGTGCATTTTAAAGTAATTGGCATACAAAAAGAAGTTTATTCTTTACATTTTTTAGCCCTTAAAGGTGATCATGTCAAAAATCTAGGGTTAAGAGGTGCAGAAATTGGGGCGTGTTTGCAGGCCTGTTTAAAAGAGGTAGTACAAGAGAGGGTTAAAAATGAGCTAGGAGCATTATTAGAATGGGCTCAAAAATGGATCAAAGATTTAAGAGAATATGCGTTAAAATAA
- a CDS encoding tRNA dihydrouridine synthase, whose translation MEKLVFKDLLFLAPLAGYTDLPFRSVVKRFGVDVTVSEMISSHALVHAFDKTSKMLQKSPEESPFSVQIAGSKMEVVKQAVELLNTTTGIDILDFNCGCPAPKVANHGNGSGLLKDLKHLVKLLELIKTTTNKPYTSVKVRLGFDEKIPLEIAHALNDAPVDFVVVHARTRSDRYKKERIDYDSVRLMRQILHKPLIANGEIDSPKKAREVLEYTGANGVMIGRSSLTQPWIFWQIKHNTEELPAILKKDLVLEHFDKMVAFYGDRGVIMFRKNLHAYAKGHVGAGAFRSAVNAMVMPAQSRAQIEDFFSTHAPLSPLPQIITLNRQSL comes from the coding sequence ATGGAAAAATTGGTGTTTAAGGATTTGCTGTTTTTAGCACCCTTAGCAGGCTATACGGATTTGCCCTTTAGAAGTGTGGTTAAACGCTTTGGGGTAGATGTAACGGTGAGTGAAATGATTAGTAGCCACGCTTTGGTACATGCCTTTGATAAAACCAGTAAAATGTTACAAAAATCTCCCGAGGAAAGCCCTTTTAGCGTGCAAATTGCCGGGTCTAAAATGGAGGTTGTCAAACAGGCAGTAGAATTACTCAACACCACTACAGGGATTGATATTTTAGATTTTAATTGCGGTTGCCCAGCACCTAAAGTCGCCAATCACGGCAATGGAAGCGGGCTACTTAAGGATTTAAAACACTTGGTTAAACTCTTAGAGTTGATCAAAACAACCACCAATAAGCCTTATACTAGTGTAAAAGTGCGCTTAGGATTTGATGAAAAGATTCCATTAGAGATCGCCCATGCCCTTAACGATGCGCCGGTGGATTTTGTGGTGGTACACGCGCGCACTCGTTCTGATCGCTATAAAAAAGAGCGCATTGATTATGATAGCGTGCGTTTGATGCGCCAAATACTGCATAAACCATTGATTGCTAATGGAGAAATTGATAGCCCTAAGAAGGCTAGGGAGGTGCTAGAATATACAGGGGCTAATGGGGTGATGATTGGGCGATCCTCGCTAACGCAGCCTTGGATTTTTTGGCAAATCAAACATAACACCGAAGAATTACCCGCGATTCTTAAAAAAGATTTGGTTTTAGAGCATTTTGATAAAATGGTGGCCTTTTATGGGGATAGGGGGGTTATCATGTTTAGAAAAAATCTCCATGCCTATGCCAAAGGGCATGTAGGGGCTGGGGCTTTTAGATCGGCTGTTAATGCGATGGTTATGCCAGCACAGAGCCGCGCTCAAATTGAGGATTTTTTTAGCACCCACGCACCCCTTAGCCCCCTACCACAAATCATTACTCTAAATCGCCAAAGCCTTTAG